From Antennarius striatus isolate MH-2024 chromosome 9, ASM4005453v1, whole genome shotgun sequence, one genomic window encodes:
- the LOC137602007 gene encoding uncharacterized protein, with product MNLVRNGALHPHLRDDEALVVENAIRLAIDSIINVLYGVNSSRTHEFQRMVADRDKEIQRLEGRLKEIERELRVHRGQGCSSGGQEKATASRSHAGPPAAGDPQAAERSGCDPGCTGAEMSAVQQECEMSFSLGLFARPPSHVSTQSHESALPSSPSRVGLEQSCTSHSSESSAISEAARNLPMSPSSFIVKEEPCDMETFFIKWEMSEEGFQEQTESTRSPYQGQETPCERRRQEDRERRKCVENPQADFEGCNVSEGEQLRNKKKSVPMSELPEEAQRLKRAAWRAASRRYYARKIARQQANTSHAVPFPHVTDSQYSQPNWVADRRRRLLISELPDESQMMQREAWRAASRRYYARKTNRLQNENTQYVHLLQNTEPSEETLGSNRGGSHNTGGIMCS from the exons ATGAATCTGGTCAGAAATGGAGCTTTACATCCGCACTTGCGGGACGACGAGGCTCTGGTGGTGGAAAACGCCATCCGGTTGGCGATAGACTCGATCATCAACGTCCTGTACGGAGTCAACAGCTCCAGGACTCATGAGTTCCAGCGGATGGTGGCCGACAGGGACAAAGAGATCCAGCGGCTGGAGGGCAGGCTGAAGGAGATCGAACGGGAGCTGCGGGTCCACCGCGGACAGGGATGCTCATCCGGGGGGCAGGAGAAGGCAACAGCCTCCCGAAGCCACGCTGGACCACCGGCCGCCGGTGACCCGCAGGCGGCGGAACGCAGCGGCTGCGACCCGGGCTGCACCGGTGCAGAGATGTCCGCAGTGCAGCAGGAGTGTGAAATGAGTTTCTCCT TGGGACTTTTTGCGAGGCCTCCGTCACACGTCTCCACCCAAAGCCATGAGTCGGCTCTTCCATCATCCCCCAGCAGAGTGGGTCTGGAGCAGAGCTGCACCTCCCACTCCTCTGAGTCCTCAGCCATATCGGAGGCAGCCAGGAATCTGCCCATGTCTCCCAGCAGCTTCATCGTCAAAGAGGAACCGTGTGATATGGAGACGTTTTTCATCAAGTGGGAAATGAGTGAAGAAGGGTTCCAGGAGCAAACGGAGAGTACGAGGAGTCCGTATCAGGGCCAGGAAACCCCCTGTGAAAGAA gaagacaggaggacagagagagaagaaagtgtGTGGAAAATCCTCAGGCGGACTTTGAGGGTTGTAACGTGTCTGAAGGAGAACAGCTGAG GAACAAGAAAAAGAGCGTTCCGATGTCAGAGCTGCCAGAGGAGGCCCAGAGGCTGAAGAGGGCAGCCTGGAGAGCTGCTTCCAGACGATACTACGCCCGAAAAATAGCCCGCCAGCAGGCCAACACCTCACACGCTGTTCCCTTTCCCCACGTTACAGACTCCCAGTACTCACAACCCAACTGGGTAGCGGATAGGAGGAGGAGGTTGCTCATATCAGAGTTACCCGATGAGTCTCAGATGATGCAGAGGGAGGCGTGGAGAGCCGCGTCCAGGAGGTACTACGCTAGAAAAACCAATCGCCTCCAGAATGAGAACACACAGTACGTTCACCTGCTGCAGAACACAGAGCCGTCTGAAGAAACGCTCGGATCAAACAGAGGAGGATCCCACAACACTGGAGGAATCATGTGCAGCTGA
- the il21r.1 gene encoding interleukin 21 receptor, tandem duplicate 1 isoform X2, giving the protein MALRPASLLLLLGLALFLPGITSLCDVVCSTDYKESLNCSCSGSAPKHPVFLQVNCSDGEIDAVGSCEIEPPGSWCVMSPEMFFDVASIGTNCIASSGRTGDEGTKLSGDSSSMWALSDVVKVLPPFDVKVRNIEGLYNITWNHGEQLHCLTYTVLIRDSSEDPVYSLTVEQKQILLDKKKLQPNVNYTVAVKARFCPGEVYEGPWSEWSSAAGWRSEGGSWCLLYVSTSIVSVTGFLVLLRCLRKPCVQKKMELIAYIPRPDSFFDSFFNDHKGNFKEWVKSGFDEREYLQMNSEKQHDVLLWSVVKHDYGDDELNPCSHFLQRPQPHSNSLLFFQGGGSGGGSTGTGHSSGHISIQTVTLSGEEEFEENVDLQSSGNTFRSYQEGQSFGSSGGDGGEQAGMDRQSEAPPCHDNQISTDSSEDSLSFQLSDHPIEPEMASLVSFASNEQSEDGYPHVDLDTIDSGFGECSSPGVSNMTDDGFSNSNYVKQWMVCGDQELAGDSELQQS; this is encoded by the exons ATGGCTCTTCGACCTGCGTCCTTATTGCTGCTGCTGGGCCTCGCTTTGTTTCTCCCTGGCA tCACGTCTTTGTGCGACGTCGTCTGTTCGACCGATTATAAGGAATCACTGAACTGTTCCTGCTCGGGTTCCGCGCCCAAACATCCCGTCTTCCTCCAAGTCAACTGCAG TGACGGAGAAATTGATGCTGTTGGCTCCTGTGAAATCGAACCGCCTGGATCTTGGTGTGTGATGAGTCCAGAAATGTTTTTCGATGTCGCGTCAATTGGAACAAACTGCATCGCAAGTTCTGGCCGAACAGGTGATGAAGGAACAAAGTTGAGCGGGGATTCGTCGTCCATGTGGGCCCTGAGTGATGTGG TGAAAGTTTTGCCTCCCTTCGATGTTAAAGTGAGAAACATCGAGGGTTTGTACAACATCACCTGGAACCACGGAGAACAGCTGCACTGCCTCACGTACACGGTGCTCATAAGAGACTCATCCGAG GATCCGGTTTACTCCCTAACGGTGGAGCAAAAGCAAATTCTGTTAGACAAGAAGAAGCTGCAACCAAATGTGAACTACACCGTGGCGGTTAAGGCCAGATTCTGTCCTGGGGAGGTCTACGAGGGTCCGTGGAGCGAGTGGAGCTCCGCCGCGGGATGGAGGAGCGAAG GAGGTAGTTGGTGTCTGCTGTACGTCTCCACGTCCATTGTTTCTGTTACGGGTTTCCTGGTGCTTCTACGCTGTTTACGAAAACC GTGTGTGCAGAAGAAGATGGAGCTGATCGCTTACATCCCCAGACCTGATTCGTTTTTCGATTCCTTCTTCAACGACCACAAAGGAAATTTCAAG GAGTGGGTGAAGTCTGGCTTCGACGAGCGCGAGTACCTCCAGATGAACAGTGAGAAGCAGCACGACGTTCTCCTGTGGAGCGTCGTGAAACACGACTACGGGGACGACGAGCTGAATCCCTGTAGCCACTTTCTGCAAAGGCCGCAGCCTCACAGCAACTCGCTGCTGTTCTTCCAGGGCGGGGGCAGTGGCGGCGGCTCGACGGGAACCGGCCACTCCAGCGGGCACATCTCCATCCAAACTGTGACGCTGTCTGGAGAAGAAGAGTTCGAGGAGAATGTTGATCTGCAGAGCTCTGGGAACACCTTCAGGAGTTACCAGGAGGGGCAGAGCTTTGGGTCTTCAGGAGGCGATGGTGGAGAACAGGCTGGGATGGATAGACAAAGTGAAGCACCGCCGTGTCACGACAACCAGATATCCACTGACTCATCAGAGGACAGTCTCAGCTTCCAGCTGAGCGACCATCCTATCGAACCAGAGATGGCGTCGCTCGTCTCGTTCGCGTCCAACGAGCAGTCGGAGGACGGCTACCCTCACGTGGACCTGGACACCATCGACAGCGGCTTTGGAGAGTGCAGCAGCCCCGGGGTCTCAAACATGACCGACGACGGCTTCTCCAACTCCAACTACGTCAAGCAGTGGATGGTGTGTGGCGATCAGGAGCTCGCCGGCGACTCAGAGCTCCAACAGTCGTGA
- the il21r.1 gene encoding interleukin 21 receptor, tandem duplicate 1 isoform X1, producing the protein MALRPASLLLLLGLALFLPGITSLCDVVCSTDYKESLNCSCSGSAPKHPVFLQVNCSDGEIDAVGSCEIEPPGSWCVMSPEMFFDVASIGTNCIASSGRTGDEGTKLSGDSSSMWALSDVVKVLPPFDVKVRNIEGLYNITWNHGEQLHCLTYTVLIRDSSEDPVYSLTVEQKQILLDKKKLQPNVNYTVAVKARFCPGEVYEGPWSEWSSAAGWRSEGGSWCLLYVSTSIVSVTGFLVLLRCLRKPFRCVQKKMELIAYIPRPDSFFDSFFNDHKGNFKEWVKSGFDEREYLQMNSEKQHDVLLWSVVKHDYGDDELNPCSHFLQRPQPHSNSLLFFQGGGSGGGSTGTGHSSGHISIQTVTLSGEEEFEENVDLQSSGNTFRSYQEGQSFGSSGGDGGEQAGMDRQSEAPPCHDNQISTDSSEDSLSFQLSDHPIEPEMASLVSFASNEQSEDGYPHVDLDTIDSGFGECSSPGVSNMTDDGFSNSNYVKQWMVCGDQELAGDSELQQS; encoded by the exons ATGGCTCTTCGACCTGCGTCCTTATTGCTGCTGCTGGGCCTCGCTTTGTTTCTCCCTGGCA tCACGTCTTTGTGCGACGTCGTCTGTTCGACCGATTATAAGGAATCACTGAACTGTTCCTGCTCGGGTTCCGCGCCCAAACATCCCGTCTTCCTCCAAGTCAACTGCAG TGACGGAGAAATTGATGCTGTTGGCTCCTGTGAAATCGAACCGCCTGGATCTTGGTGTGTGATGAGTCCAGAAATGTTTTTCGATGTCGCGTCAATTGGAACAAACTGCATCGCAAGTTCTGGCCGAACAGGTGATGAAGGAACAAAGTTGAGCGGGGATTCGTCGTCCATGTGGGCCCTGAGTGATGTGG TGAAAGTTTTGCCTCCCTTCGATGTTAAAGTGAGAAACATCGAGGGTTTGTACAACATCACCTGGAACCACGGAGAACAGCTGCACTGCCTCACGTACACGGTGCTCATAAGAGACTCATCCGAG GATCCGGTTTACTCCCTAACGGTGGAGCAAAAGCAAATTCTGTTAGACAAGAAGAAGCTGCAACCAAATGTGAACTACACCGTGGCGGTTAAGGCCAGATTCTGTCCTGGGGAGGTCTACGAGGGTCCGTGGAGCGAGTGGAGCTCCGCCGCGGGATGGAGGAGCGAAG GAGGTAGTTGGTGTCTGCTGTACGTCTCCACGTCCATTGTTTCTGTTACGGGTTTCCTGGTGCTTCTACGCTGTTTACGAAAACC TTTCAGGTGTGTGCAGAAGAAGATGGAGCTGATCGCTTACATCCCCAGACCTGATTCGTTTTTCGATTCCTTCTTCAACGACCACAAAGGAAATTTCAAG GAGTGGGTGAAGTCTGGCTTCGACGAGCGCGAGTACCTCCAGATGAACAGTGAGAAGCAGCACGACGTTCTCCTGTGGAGCGTCGTGAAACACGACTACGGGGACGACGAGCTGAATCCCTGTAGCCACTTTCTGCAAAGGCCGCAGCCTCACAGCAACTCGCTGCTGTTCTTCCAGGGCGGGGGCAGTGGCGGCGGCTCGACGGGAACCGGCCACTCCAGCGGGCACATCTCCATCCAAACTGTGACGCTGTCTGGAGAAGAAGAGTTCGAGGAGAATGTTGATCTGCAGAGCTCTGGGAACACCTTCAGGAGTTACCAGGAGGGGCAGAGCTTTGGGTCTTCAGGAGGCGATGGTGGAGAACAGGCTGGGATGGATAGACAAAGTGAAGCACCGCCGTGTCACGACAACCAGATATCCACTGACTCATCAGAGGACAGTCTCAGCTTCCAGCTGAGCGACCATCCTATCGAACCAGAGATGGCGTCGCTCGTCTCGTTCGCGTCCAACGAGCAGTCGGAGGACGGCTACCCTCACGTGGACCTGGACACCATCGACAGCGGCTTTGGAGAGTGCAGCAGCCCCGGGGTCTCAAACATGACCGACGACGGCTTCTCCAACTCCAACTACGTCAAGCAGTGGATGGTGTGTGGCGATCAGGAGCTCGCCGGCGACTCAGAGCTCCAACAGTCGTGA